Proteins found in one Panthera tigris isolate Pti1 chromosome B3, P.tigris_Pti1_mat1.1, whole genome shotgun sequence genomic segment:
- the TMEM253 gene encoding transmembrane protein 253, with protein MEERTAQREQERPSVRLEKLQHWARHRQSGHLLVLAVSQLWLAVAVMPFAVSVACLNSACHMATALPLVPGALGLLTGMVTLELRRSPRLWKVQAMMILNIFNLILGFIVVVVEVMKTALGPAPTAPSQLAGLLVVELSAETFTLGGVLLSAHSLFLLSQRKPGCCRTQSLHYQELQEGLSELEEVADLENGPTVASTANGTNE; from the exons ATGGAGGAGAGAACTGCTCAGCGGGAACAGGAGAGACCCAGTGTTCGTCTGGAAAAGCTACAGCACTGGGCAAGGCACAGGCAGAGTGGGCACCTCTTGGTGCTGGCG GTGAGCCAGCTATGGCTGGCTGTGGCTGTGATGCCCTTTGCTGTCTCTGTTGCCTGCCTGAATTCTGCTTGTCACATGGCCACGGCGCTGCCACTTGTGCCTGGAGCTTTG GGTCTCCTCACTGGGATGGTTACCCTTGAGCTGCGCAGATCACCCCGCCTCTGGAAg GTGCAGGCCATGATGATACTCAACATCTTCAATCTGATCTTGGGCTTCATCGTGGTGGTGGTCGAGGTGATGAAGACAGCCTTGGGGCCTGCCCCAACTGCCCCCTCCCAG CTGGCTGGCTTGCTGGTGGTGGAGCTCAGCGCTGAGACCTTCACCTTAGGGGGAGTGCTCCTCTCAGCACACTCTCTATTCCTGCTGAGCCAGAGGAAGCCAGGATGCTGCCGGACCCAGAGTCTGCACTACCAGGAGCTGCAGGAG GGTCTCTCTGAGTTGGAGGAAGTTGCTGATTTGGAGAATGGCCCCACGGTGGCTAGCACAGCAAATGGAACAAATGAGTGA